A genome region from Oncorhynchus gorbuscha isolate QuinsamMale2020 ecotype Even-year linkage group LG26, OgorEven_v1.0, whole genome shotgun sequence includes the following:
- the LOC124016051 gene encoding gamma-crystallin M2-like, whose amino-acid sequence MSTTNMNRGKIVFYEDRNFQGRSYECSSDCSDMSSYLSRCHSCRVESGCWMLYNHNNYMGNQYFMRRGEYPDYMQHFGMSDCIKSCRMIAMHRGNYRMRIYERENFGGQMHEMMNDCDNITDHYRMSKCQSCNVMEGHWLMYEQPHFRGRMMYMRPGEYSNFSMGMGMGAMGGMSGMRFMSMRRIMDSWY is encoded by the exons ATGTCCACCACCAACATGAACAGGGGCAAG ATCGTCTTCTACGAGGACAGGAACTTCCAGGGTCGTTCCTATGAGTGCAGCAGTGACTGCAGTGACATGAGCTCCTACCTGAGCAGGTGCCACTCCTGCAGGGTCGAGAGTGGCTGTTGGATGCTGTACAACCACAACAACTACATGGGAAACCAGTACTTCATGAGGAGGGGCGAGTACCCCGACTACATGCAGCACTTTGGAATGAGTGACTGCATCAAGTCCTGCCGCATGATCGCTATG CACAGAGGAAACTACAGGATGAGGATCTACGAGAGGGAGAACTTCGGAGGTCAGATGCACGAGATGATGAACGACTGTGACAACATCACGGATCATTACCGCATGTCCAAATGCCAGTCCTGCAACGTGATGGAAGGCCACTGGCTGATGTACGAGCAGCCCCACTTCAGAGGCAGGATGATGTACATGAGGCCTGGAGAGTACAGCAACTTCAGCATGGGCATGGGAATGGGAGCCATGGGCGGCATGAGTGGTATGAGGTTCATGAGCATGAGGCGTATCATGGACTCCTGGTACTAA
- the LOC124016425 gene encoding secernin-2-like: MAEPEPPLSCDCFVSLPPGSQDDHVIFGKNSDRPRDEVQEVLYYPATSHPSGTMLEYGPDDPVRKQPRFQSLVDRRHDLYKAHEGALQTMETNPDAGNALTETLRMLEGQCLTDISALLSGETPAEEELGDLFFDCVDTELKFYQ, encoded by the exons ATGGCAGAGCCCGAGCCACCCCTCTCGTGTGACTGCTTTGTGTCCTTGCCCCCTGGCTCACAAGATGATCACGTGATCTTTGGGAAGAACTCGGACCGTCCAAGAGATGAGGTCCAGGAGGTTCTTTACTACCCAGCAACCAGTCACCCATCCGGGACCATGCTGGAG TACGGCCCAGACGACCCGGTCAGGAAGCAGCCGCGCTTCCAGAGCCTAGTGGACCGCAGGCACGACCTGTACAAGGCCCATGAGGGGGCCCTGCAGACTATGGAGACCAACCCG GACGCAGGGAATGCTCTGACTGAGACGTTGAGGATGTTGGAGGGCCAGTGTCTGACGGACATATCAGCCCTGCTCAGTGGAGAAACACCAGCAGAAGAGGAACTGGGGGACCTGTTCTTTGACTGTGTGGACACGGAGCTGAAGTTCTACCAGTGA